A region of Pseudomonas sp. Marseille-Q3773 DNA encodes the following proteins:
- a CDS encoding sensor domain-containing diguanylate cyclase, which yields MPVDLHTLYPRLIHLMLDTVFVVDRDNQIVFVSDACEALLGYRACELVGTPITDYMHPDDLAMTRASIVRVMSGQPHYDFRNRYIRKDGGVVHILWAACWSDEANARIGVARDVTAQHQAEAELRFLAHHDPLTRLANRARFNERLEAALAVARRHGRPLALLFLDINDFKQINDNHGHAMGDRVLCALARRLESCVGVDDTVARMGGDEFTVLLPDCAAPEVIAERVAQILATLAEPLGDGFAGIDTPSCSIGVACFPEHGSQADVLLRHADGHMYRIKRQRAAAS from the coding sequence ATGCCCGTAGACCTGCACACGCTGTACCCCAGGCTCATCCATCTGATGCTGGACACGGTATTCGTGGTCGACCGGGACAACCAGATCGTGTTCGTCAGCGATGCCTGCGAGGCGTTGCTCGGTTACCGGGCCTGCGAACTGGTCGGCACACCTATCACCGACTACATGCACCCCGACGACCTGGCGATGACCCGCGCCTCGATCGTGCGGGTGATGAGCGGCCAACCCCACTACGATTTCCGCAACCGCTATATCCGCAAGGATGGCGGTGTGGTGCACATCCTGTGGGCGGCCTGCTGGTCCGATGAAGCCAATGCGCGCATCGGTGTGGCGCGGGATGTGACCGCCCAGCACCAGGCCGAAGCAGAGCTGCGCTTCCTGGCCCACCACGACCCACTGACCCGGCTGGCCAACCGCGCCAGGTTCAATGAACGGCTGGAGGCTGCCCTGGCCGTCGCTCGCCGCCATGGTCGGCCGCTGGCCCTGCTGTTCCTCGACATCAACGATTTCAAGCAGATCAACGACAACCACGGCCACGCCATGGGCGACCGGGTGCTGTGCGCCTTGGCCCGGCGCCTGGAAAGCTGTGTGGGCGTTGACGACACGGTGGCGCGGATGGGCGGTGACGAGTTCACCGTGCTGCTGCCCGATTGCGCAGCGCCGGAGGTCATCGCCGAGCGTGTGGCACAGATCCTGGCGACCCTGGCCGAGCCGCTGGGCGACGGCTTCGCCGGCATCGACACCCCCAGCTGCAGCATCGGCGTGGCCTGCTTCCCGGAGCATGGCAGCCAAGCCGACGTGCTCCTGCGCCACGCCGACGGGCACATGTACCGGATCAAACGCCAGCGTGCAGCGGCCAGTTGA
- the quiC gene encoding 3-dehydroshikimate dehydratase QuiC — protein MQRSIATVSLSGTLPEKLEAIAAAGFDGVEIFENDLLYYAGSPRQVRQMCADAGLAITLFQPFRDFEGCRRDRLQKNLDRAERKFDLMQELGTDLVLVCSNVQADALGEEQVLVDDLRLLAEHAGKRGLRIGYEALAWGRHVNTYQQVWNLVRQADHPSLGVILDSFHTLSLKGDPQAIRDIPGDKIFFVQMADAPILAMDVLEWSRHFRCFPGQGEMDMAGFLAPILATGYRGPLSLEIFNDGFRAAPPRQNAADGLRSLLYLEEQTRLRLEQEGTPIEPGVLFTPPAASSYDGVEFLEFAVDEAVGARLGSWLKRLGFAEAGKHRSKEVQLLRQGDINIVLNAEPYSFGHNFFEAHGPSLCATALRVKNQHAALKRATAFRGQPFRGLVGPNECEVPAVRAPDGSLLYLVEQGTGGPTLYDTDFSLDKSATASGGLRRIDHMALALPAESLDSWVLFYKTLFDFAADDEVVLPDPYGLVKSRALRSQCGTLRLPLNISENRNTAIAHALSSYRGSGVHHIAFDCEDIFREVARAKLAGVPLLEIPLNYYDDLAARFDFDDEFLSELAYYNVLYDRDAQGGELFHVYTEPFEERFFFEIIQRKGGYAGYGAANVAVRLAAMAKARSGAARKPVL, from the coding sequence ATGCAGCGTTCGATCGCCACCGTGTCCTTGAGCGGCACCCTGCCGGAAAAGCTCGAAGCCATCGCCGCCGCCGGTTTTGACGGCGTCGAGATCTTCGAGAACGACCTGCTCTATTACGCTGGCAGCCCGCGTCAGGTGCGGCAGATGTGCGCCGATGCAGGTCTTGCCATCACCCTGTTCCAGCCCTTCCGCGACTTTGAAGGCTGCCGCCGCGATCGCCTGCAGAAAAACCTCGACCGTGCCGAGCGCAAGTTCGACCTGATGCAGGAACTGGGCACCGACCTGGTGCTGGTGTGCAGCAACGTCCAGGCCGATGCCCTGGGTGAAGAACAAGTGCTGGTCGATGACCTGCGCCTGCTGGCCGAGCATGCTGGCAAACGCGGCCTGCGCATCGGCTACGAAGCCCTGGCCTGGGGCCGCCACGTCAATACCTACCAGCAAGTCTGGAACCTGGTGCGCCAGGCCGACCACCCGTCGCTCGGGGTGATCCTCGACAGCTTCCACACGCTGTCACTGAAAGGCGACCCGCAGGCGATCCGCGACATTCCCGGCGACAAGATCTTCTTCGTGCAAATGGCCGACGCGCCGATCCTGGCCATGGACGTGCTGGAGTGGAGCCGCCATTTCCGCTGTTTCCCGGGGCAGGGCGAGATGGACATGGCCGGGTTCCTGGCACCGATCCTTGCCACCGGCTACCGCGGCCCGCTGTCGCTGGAAATATTCAATGACGGTTTCCGCGCCGCACCGCCGCGGCAGAATGCCGCCGACGGCCTGCGCTCGCTGCTGTACCTGGAAGAACAGACCCGCCTGCGCCTGGAGCAGGAGGGCACCCCGATCGAACCCGGTGTGCTGTTCACGCCACCGGCGGCCAGCAGCTATGACGGTGTCGAGTTCCTCGAATTCGCGGTAGACGAAGCGGTTGGCGCGCGCCTGGGCAGCTGGCTGAAGCGCCTGGGCTTTGCCGAAGCCGGCAAGCACCGCAGCAAAGAGGTGCAACTGCTGCGCCAGGGCGATATCAATATCGTCCTGAATGCCGAACCCTATTCCTTCGGCCACAACTTCTTCGAGGCCCACGGCCCATCGCTGTGCGCCACTGCGCTGCGGGTCAAGAACCAGCACGCGGCGCTGAAGCGTGCCACCGCCTTCCGTGGCCAGCCGTTCCGGGGCCTGGTCGGGCCCAACGAATGCGAAGTCCCGGCGGTGCGCGCGCCGGATGGCAGCCTGCTGTACCTGGTGGAGCAGGGTACGGGCGGGCCGACCCTGTATGACACCGACTTCAGCCTGGACAAGAGCGCTACCGCCAGCGGTGGCCTGCGCCGTATCGACCACATGGCGCTGGCCCTGCCGGCTGAATCGCTGGACAGCTGGGTGCTGTTCTACAAGACCTTGTTCGACTTCGCCGCCGACGATGAAGTGGTGCTGCCCGACCCCTATGGCCTGGTCAAGAGCCGCGCCCTGCGCAGCCAGTGCGGTACCTTGCGCCTGCCGCTGAACATCTCGGAAAACCGCAACACCGCCATCGCCCATGCGCTGTCCAGCTACCGAGGTTCGGGTGTGCACCACATCGCATTCGATTGCGAGGACATCTTCCGTGAAGTGGCGCGTGCCAAGCTGGCCGGGGTGCCACTGCTGGAGATACCGCTGAACTACTACGACGACCTGGCCGCCCGCTTCGATTTCGACGACGAGTTCCTCAGCGAACTGGCGTACTACAACGTGCTGTACGACCGTGATGCGCAGGGTGGCGAGCTGTTCCACGTGTACACCGAACCGTTCGAGGAGCGTTTTTTCTTCGAAATCATCCAGCGCAAGGGCGGCTATGCCGGTTACGGTGCAGCCAACGTCGCGGTGCGCCTGGCGGCCATGGCCAAGGCACGCAGTGGCGCAGCGCGCAAGCCGGTGCTCTGA
- a CDS encoding MFS transporter, with protein sequence MAHSSSQAKKATASGWIGSALEYYDFFIYAQAAALIFPQIFFPNTDPKMAIIASLATYGVGYLARPVGAFVLGHWGDTRGRKNVLLLCMFLMGLSTMAVGLLPTYHDIGYLAPALLVVLRLIQGFAVAGEISGASSMIMEHAPFGRRGYYASFTLQGVQAGQVLAAAVFLPLAYFMPSEAFSEWGWRIPFLMSAFVLVAGFIIRKEVHETPAFVKEEKQDKVAKSPIREAFRHSWKHMVLVMFMALMNVIPVVATIFGAAYAVQPAYGIGFDKSVYLWIPVVGNIVAVLVIPFVGNLSDKIGRRPTMIAGCLGSGLLAFVYLYAISIHNVPLAFATSIVMWGMVYQGYNAVFPSFYPELFQTRYRVSAMAIAQNIGTMLTAMLPALFALVAPPGSDNIPLVIGGLAFFITCVCALAAYIAPETHRLSMEDLGNPQAKPMEKAAYEASRKGSLQAVSH encoded by the coding sequence ATGGCTCACTCCAGCTCGCAAGCGAAAAAAGCGACCGCCAGTGGATGGATAGGCTCGGCACTCGAGTACTACGACTTCTTCATCTACGCCCAGGCCGCCGCGCTGATTTTCCCGCAGATATTCTTCCCCAACACTGACCCGAAGATGGCCATCATCGCCTCGCTGGCCACCTACGGTGTGGGCTACCTGGCGCGCCCGGTCGGCGCCTTCGTACTGGGCCACTGGGGTGATACACGCGGGCGCAAGAACGTATTGCTGCTGTGCATGTTCCTGATGGGCCTGTCGACCATGGCCGTAGGCCTGCTGCCTACCTACCACGACATCGGTTACCTCGCCCCCGCCTTGCTGGTGGTACTGCGCCTGATCCAGGGCTTTGCCGTGGCCGGCGAAATCTCCGGCGCCAGTTCCATGATCATGGAGCATGCCCCGTTCGGGCGTAGAGGCTATTACGCCAGTTTCACCCTGCAAGGCGTACAGGCCGGCCAGGTCCTGGCGGCAGCGGTATTCCTGCCACTGGCCTACTTCATGCCGAGTGAAGCCTTCAGTGAATGGGGCTGGCGCATCCCGTTCCTGATGAGCGCTTTCGTACTGGTGGCCGGCTTCATCATCCGCAAGGAAGTGCACGAAACCCCGGCGTTCGTGAAGGAAGAGAAACAGGACAAGGTCGCCAAGTCGCCGATCCGCGAAGCCTTCCGCCACAGCTGGAAACACATGGTACTGGTGATGTTCATGGCCCTGATGAACGTCATCCCGGTGGTGGCCACCATCTTCGGTGCCGCCTACGCGGTGCAGCCGGCCTATGGCATCGGCTTCGACAAGAGCGTGTACCTGTGGATCCCGGTGGTCGGGAACATCGTCGCGGTGCTGGTGATTCCATTCGTTGGCAACCTCTCCGACAAGATCGGCCGCCGCCCGACCATGATCGCGGGCTGCCTGGGCTCGGGCCTGCTGGCCTTCGTCTACCTGTACGCGATCAGCATCCACAACGTACCGCTGGCATTCGCCACCTCGATCGTCATGTGGGGCATGGTCTACCAGGGTTACAACGCAGTGTTCCCCAGCTTCTACCCGGAGCTGTTCCAGACCCGCTACCGCGTGTCTGCCATGGCCATCGCGCAGAACATCGGCACCATGCTGACCGCCATGCTGCCGGCGCTGTTCGCCCTGGTCGCCCCGCCCGGCTCGGACAACATCCCGCTGGTGATCGGTGGCCTGGCGTTCTTCATCACCTGTGTGTGCGCCCTGGCGGCCTACATCGCCCCAGAAACCCATCGTCTGTCGATGGAAGACCTGGGTAACCCGCAGGCCAAGCCGATGGAGAAAGCAGCGTATGAAGCCAGCCGCAAAGGCAGCTTGCAGGCCGTGAGCCACTGA
- a CDS encoding DOPA decarboxylase, whose amino-acid sequence MTPEQFRQYGHQLIDLIADYRQTVGERPVMAQVEPGYLKAALPGSAPQQGEPFEAIIADLNQLVMPGLSHWQHPDFYGYFPSNGTLSSVLGDFLSTGLGVLGLSWQSSPALSELEETTLDWLRQLLGLSDQWSGVIQDTASTSTLVALICARERASDYALVRGGLQAQARPLIVYVSAQAHSSVDKAALLAGFGRDNIRLIPTDEHYALRPQALQAAIEQDLAAGKQPCAVVATTGTTATTALDPLRPIGEIAQAHGLWLHVDSAMAGSAMILPECRWMWDGIELADSVVVNAHKWLGVAFDCSIYYVRDPQHLIRVMSTNPSYLQSAVDGEVKNLRDWGIPLGRRFRALKLWFMLRSEGVEALQARLRRDLDNARWLAAQVDAAAGWHVLAPVALQTLCIRHQPAGLEGEALDAHTKGWAERLNASGDAYVTPATLDGRWMVRVSIGALPTERGDVERLWQRLQEVVKG is encoded by the coding sequence GTGACCCCCGAACAATTCCGCCAGTACGGCCATCAACTGATCGACCTGATCGCCGACTACCGCCAGACCGTCGGCGAACGCCCGGTCATGGCCCAGGTCGAGCCCGGTTACCTAAAGGCCGCCTTGCCCGGCAGCGCCCCGCAGCAGGGCGAGCCCTTCGAAGCGATCATCGCCGACCTCAACCAGCTGGTGATGCCCGGCCTGTCCCACTGGCAACACCCGGATTTCTACGGCTACTTCCCCTCCAACGGTACCCTGTCATCGGTGCTCGGCGACTTTCTCAGCACCGGCCTGGGCGTTCTCGGCCTGTCCTGGCAATCCAGCCCGGCGCTGAGCGAGCTGGAGGAAACCACCCTCGATTGGCTGCGCCAGCTGCTCGGCCTGTCCGACCAGTGGAGCGGAGTCATCCAGGACACCGCGTCGACCAGCACCCTGGTGGCGCTGATCTGCGCCCGTGAACGCGCCAGCGACTACGCCCTGGTGCGTGGTGGCCTGCAAGCCCAGGCCAGGCCGCTGATCGTCTACGTCAGTGCCCAGGCCCACAGCTCGGTGGACAAGGCGGCGCTGCTGGCCGGTTTTGGCCGCGACAATATCCGCCTGATCCCGACCGACGAACACTACGCCTTGCGCCCGCAAGCCCTGCAGGCGGCCATCGAACAGGACCTGGCCGCCGGTAAACAGCCCTGTGCCGTGGTCGCCACTACCGGCACCACCGCCACCACGGCCCTCGACCCGCTGCGCCCGATCGGCGAGATCGCCCAGGCCCATGGCCTGTGGCTGCATGTGGATTCGGCGATGGCCGGCTCGGCGATGATCCTGCCGGAATGCCGCTGGATGTGGGACGGCATCGAGCTGGCCGACTCGGTGGTGGTCAATGCGCACAAGTGGCTGGGCGTCGCCTTCGATTGCTCGATCTACTACGTGCGCGACCCGCAGCACCTGATCCGGGTGATGAGCACCAACCCCAGCTACCTGCAGTCGGCGGTGGATGGCGAGGTGAAGAACCTGCGTGACTGGGGCATCCCGCTGGGGCGGCGCTTCCGCGCGCTGAAACTGTGGTTCATGTTGCGTAGCGAGGGCGTTGAAGCGTTGCAGGCGCGCTTGCGCCGTGACCTGGACAACGCCCGGTGGCTGGCCGCGCAGGTTGATGCGGCCGCAGGGTGGCACGTGCTGGCTCCGGTGGCGTTGCAGACCTTGTGCATTCGCCATCAACCGGCGGGGCTGGAAGGGGAGGCACTGGATGCGCATACCAAGGGTTGGGCGGAGCGGCTGAATGCGTCGGGGGATGCCTACGTGACGCCGGCGACGCTGGACGGGCGGTGGATGGTGCGGGTGTCGATCGGGGCGCTGCCGACCGAGCGGGGGGATGTCGAGCGGTTGTGGCAGCGGTTGCAGGAGGTGGTCAAAGGGTGA
- a CDS encoding LysR family transcriptional regulator, with amino-acid sequence MNPAFASLSFAHLRTLDHLLQLKNLSHAAERLGVSQSALSRQLAHLREAFDDPLLVRQGRGYVLSEHAEALVEPLRQVLEELHALRQPAVFDPARCERRFCLAASDYVAEHMLPLLVAALEREAPGVSLEYRTWQAGQYALLASGEIDLATTLFDESPPNLHGRLLGEDRAVCLMRHDHPLAAHGALSQADYLAHKHVRISGGGDKDSFIDRHLRVQGLQRRVSLEVPFFSATVQVIANSQALATVPEHIARQLCRLHPLAWRPLGFIDHSQRYWVVWHQRLQASAEHRWLRNRVFELWRQSQFGVQGGHAGLP; translated from the coding sequence ATGAACCCCGCTTTCGCCTCCCTCAGCTTCGCCCACCTGCGCACCCTCGACCACCTGCTGCAGCTGAAGAACCTCAGCCATGCCGCCGAACGCCTGGGCGTCAGCCAGTCCGCCCTGAGCCGCCAGCTCGCCCACCTGCGCGAAGCCTTCGACGACCCTTTGCTGGTCCGCCAGGGCCGTGGCTACGTGCTCAGCGAACACGCCGAAGCGCTGGTCGAACCTCTGCGTCAGGTCCTCGAAGAACTGCACGCCCTGCGCCAACCTGCAGTGTTCGACCCGGCACGTTGCGAGCGGCGCTTCTGCCTGGCCGCGTCGGACTATGTGGCCGAGCACATGCTGCCGCTGCTGGTGGCGGCGCTGGAGCGCGAAGCACCGGGCGTATCGCTGGAATACCGCACCTGGCAGGCCGGCCAGTACGCCTTGCTGGCCAGTGGCGAGATCGACCTGGCCACTACCTTGTTCGACGAGTCGCCGCCCAACCTGCACGGCCGCCTGCTTGGCGAGGACCGCGCGGTGTGCCTGATGCGCCACGACCACCCGCTGGCCGCCCACGGCGCGCTCAGCCAGGCCGACTACCTGGCGCACAAGCATGTGCGGATTTCCGGCGGCGGCGACAAGGACAGTTTCATCGACCGCCACCTGCGCGTCCAGGGGCTGCAGCGGCGGGTCAGCCTGGAAGTGCCGTTCTTCTCCGCCACCGTGCAGGTGATCGCCAACAGCCAGGCGCTGGCCACCGTGCCCGAGCACATCGCCCGGCAACTGTGCCGCCTGCATCCGCTGGCCTGGCGGCCGCTGGGCTTCATCGACCACAGCCAGCGCTACTGGGTGGTGTGGCACCAGCGCCTGCAGGCTTCGGCCGAGCATCGCTGGTTGCGCAACCGGGTGTTCGAGTTGTGGCGCCAGTCGCAGTTCGGTGTGCAGGGCGGGCATGCGGGTTTGCCATAG
- a CDS encoding YebC/PmpR family DNA-binding transcriptional regulator, with protein MGAQWKAKHKEAAANAKGKIMGKLSKEIQIAAKSGADPDMNPRLRLAIEQAKKASMTRETLERAIRKGAGLDGDAVQYSAVSYEGFAPHQVPLIVECLTDNVNRTVAQIRVLFRKGQLGASGSVAWDFNHVGLIEATANGDADPEMAAIEAGAQDFEEGDEEGSTLFITDTTDLDAVQKALPEHGFTVTSAKIGYTPKNPVSAASLSAEALAEVEAFLEAIDENDDVQNVYVGLTD; from the coding sequence ATGGGCGCACAGTGGAAAGCCAAACATAAAGAAGCCGCGGCCAACGCCAAAGGCAAGATCATGGGCAAGCTGTCCAAAGAGATCCAGATCGCCGCCAAGTCTGGCGCCGACCCCGACATGAACCCGCGCCTGCGCCTGGCCATCGAGCAGGCCAAGAAGGCCTCGATGACCCGCGAAACCCTGGAACGCGCCATCCGCAAGGGCGCGGGCCTGGACGGTGATGCCGTGCAGTACTCGGCGGTCAGCTACGAAGGCTTCGCCCCGCACCAGGTGCCGCTGATCGTCGAGTGCCTGACCGACAACGTCAACCGCACCGTCGCACAGATCCGCGTGCTGTTCCGCAAGGGCCAGCTGGGTGCCAGCGGTTCGGTGGCCTGGGACTTCAACCACGTCGGCCTGATCGAAGCCACCGCCAACGGTGACGCCGACCCGGAAATGGCGGCCATCGAGGCCGGTGCCCAGGACTTCGAGGAAGGCGACGAAGAAGGTTCGACCCTGTTCATCACCGACACCACCGACCTGGATGCCGTGCAGAAGGCCCTGCCGGAACATGGCTTCACCGTGACCTCGGCGAAGATCGGCTACACCCCGAAGAACCCGGTCAGCGCAGCCAGCCTGAGTGCCGAGGCGCTGGCCGAGGTGGAAGCGTTCCTCGAGGCCATCGACGAGAACGATGATGTGCAGAACGTGTACGTCGGCCTGACTGACTGA
- a CDS encoding FAD-dependent oxidoreductase has protein sequence MRPFWLQQALDSAQEAVCPPLPGDARCDVCIVGGGYTGLWTALMLKEAQPALDIVLIEADICGAGASGRNGGCALSWSAKYFTLERLFGVAEAVRLVRESERSIGEIGAFCTANGIDCDYRLDGTLYTATNAAQVGATDAVVAALERKGINSFRRLPLDQVQRLAGSARHLEGWFSPAAATVQPGKLVRGLRRVALQRGVRIFEGTAMTGLEHGAPVQVRTASGTVRADRVVLGLNAWMARAFAQFERSVAIVSSDMVITEPCPELLGQIGLDSGISVLDSRIFVHYYHNTSDGRLMLGKGGNTFAYGGRMLPVFDQPSPYRPLLRESLGRFFPALAEVPLAASWNGPSDRSVTGLPFFGKLDGQGNVFYGFGYSGSGVGPCHMGGQILSSLALGLDNPWTRSPLVKGPLGLFPPEPIRYLGSLMVRNAIRRKERAEDHGLRPRRLDVRLARFAAAAGKADKG, from the coding sequence ATGAGACCCTTCTGGCTGCAACAGGCCCTGGATTCGGCCCAAGAGGCGGTATGCCCGCCATTGCCTGGCGATGCCCGTTGCGATGTGTGCATCGTCGGTGGCGGCTACACCGGCCTTTGGACTGCGCTGATGCTCAAGGAGGCGCAGCCGGCCTTGGACATCGTGCTGATCGAGGCCGATATCTGCGGTGCCGGCGCCAGTGGGCGCAACGGTGGCTGCGCGTTGTCCTGGTCGGCCAAGTACTTCACCCTCGAGCGGCTGTTCGGGGTCGCCGAGGCGGTGCGCCTGGTGCGCGAGTCGGAGCGCAGCATCGGTGAAATCGGCGCGTTCTGCACGGCCAATGGCATCGACTGCGACTACCGCCTGGACGGCACACTGTACACCGCCACCAATGCCGCCCAGGTCGGTGCCACCGATGCGGTGGTGGCCGCGCTGGAGCGCAAGGGGATCAATTCGTTCAGGCGCCTGCCGCTGGACCAGGTACAGCGCCTGGCTGGCTCGGCGCGGCACCTGGAAGGCTGGTTCTCGCCGGCCGCGGCTACCGTGCAGCCGGGCAAGCTGGTGCGTGGTCTGCGCCGGGTGGCCTTGCAGCGCGGGGTACGTATTTTCGAGGGCACCGCCATGACCGGCCTGGAACATGGCGCCCCGGTGCAGGTGCGCACGGCCAGCGGTACCGTGCGCGCCGACCGCGTGGTGCTGGGCCTTAACGCCTGGATGGCGCGGGCCTTTGCGCAGTTCGAGCGCAGCGTGGCGATTGTGTCCAGCGATATGGTGATTACCGAGCCTTGCCCCGAATTGCTGGGCCAGATCGGCCTGGACTCTGGTATCAGTGTGCTCGACTCGCGGATCTTCGTGCACTATTACCACAACACTTCCGATGGCCGACTGATGCTGGGCAAGGGCGGCAATACCTTTGCCTACGGCGGGCGCATGTTGCCGGTGTTCGACCAGCCGTCGCCATACCGGCCACTGCTGCGCGAGAGCCTGGGTCGGTTTTTCCCGGCGCTGGCCGAGGTGCCGCTGGCGGCCAGCTGGAACGGACCGTCGGACCGCTCGGTAACCGGCCTGCCGTTTTTCGGCAAGCTGGACGGGCAGGGCAATGTGTTCTACGGCTTTGGCTATTCCGGCAGCGGCGTGGGGCCGTGCCACATGGGCGGGCAGATCCTGTCGTCGCTGGCACTGGGGCTGGACAACCCGTGGACCCGTTCGCCGCTGGTCAAGGGGCCGTTGGGGCTGTTCCCACCCGAGCCGATCCGCTACCTGGGCTCGCTGATGGTGCGCAATGCCATCCGCCGCAAGGAGCGGGCCGAGGACCACGGTTTGCGTCCGCGCCGGCTGGATGTGCGCTTGGCGCGGTTTGCGGCGGCGGCAGGCAAGGCGGATAAAGGCTGA
- a CDS encoding LysR substrate-binding domain-containing protein gives MSVSHAQLKAFHAVATHGSFTRAAEKLFLTQPAVSDQVRKLEERFGVLLFHRNKRSVQLTDLGERLLGISQRLFACEAEAHELLQDSRALHTGSLVLAVDAPVHVLPQIARFCQRYPGIQVKVETGNTDESLARLFSYQADLALLGRDVDDERLHCLPLRRDPMVAFVSHNHPWASRGSISLADLDDMPLVLREPGSVTRQTLEQEMQRAGLRIRPAIQVEGREAAREAVVVGIGVGVVSAAEFGADARVCALPIVDCQRYLTETLVCLREQRTRRVVATFLQMVEEAL, from the coding sequence ATGTCGGTTTCCCACGCACAACTGAAGGCTTTCCACGCCGTAGCCACGCACGGCAGCTTCACCCGCGCGGCAGAAAAGCTGTTTCTCACCCAGCCGGCGGTGTCCGACCAGGTGCGCAAGCTGGAGGAACGCTTTGGCGTGCTGCTGTTTCACCGCAACAAGCGCTCGGTGCAGCTCACCGACCTGGGTGAGCGCCTGCTGGGCATCAGCCAGCGCCTGTTCGCCTGCGAGGCCGAGGCGCATGAACTGCTGCAGGACTCGCGCGCCTTGCACACCGGCAGCCTGGTGCTGGCGGTGGATGCGCCAGTGCACGTGCTGCCGCAGATCGCCCGCTTCTGCCAGCGCTACCCAGGCATCCAGGTAAAGGTCGAAACCGGCAACACCGATGAATCGCTGGCCCGGCTGTTCAGTTACCAGGCCGACCTGGCCCTGCTGGGCCGGGATGTCGACGACGAGCGCCTGCATTGCCTGCCGCTGCGCCGCGACCCGATGGTGGCGTTCGTCTCGCACAACCACCCGTGGGCCAGCCGTGGTTCGATCAGCCTGGCGGACCTGGACGACATGCCGCTGGTACTGCGCGAACCCGGCTCGGTGACGCGGCAGACGCTGGAGCAGGAAATGCAACGGGCCGGGTTGCGGATTCGCCCGGCGATCCAGGTTGAAGGCCGGGAAGCTGCACGTGAAGCCGTAGTGGTGGGGATTGGCGTGGGGGTGGTGTCGGCGGCCGAGTTTGGCGCGGATGCCCGTGTGTGTGCGTTGCCGATTGTCGATTGCCAGCGGTACCTGACCGAGACCTTGGTGTGCCTGCGTGAACAGCGCACGCGGCGGGTGGTGGCGACCTTCCTGCAAATGGTCGAGGAAGCGCTGTGA
- a CDS encoding DUF2784 domain-containing protein, translated as MLFRLAADTLVLLHLAFILLVLFGGLLVLRWRAALLLHLPALGWGLAVEYLHLGCPLTAWENHMRNAAGEAGYQGGFIDHYIWPLIYPAGLTPSVQLVLDSVVLMLNFGIYSYVAWRWRRPSG; from the coding sequence ATGCTCTTCCGTCTCGCCGCCGACACCTTGGTGCTGCTGCACCTGGCCTTCATCCTGCTGGTACTGTTCGGCGGCCTGCTGGTGCTGCGCTGGCGAGCTGCCCTGCTGCTGCATCTGCCAGCCCTGGGCTGGGGACTGGCGGTGGAATACCTGCACCTGGGTTGCCCGCTGACTGCCTGGGAAAACCACATGCGCAACGCGGCTGGTGAGGCGGGCTACCAGGGCGGCTTCATCGACCATTACATCTGGCCGCTGATCTACCCCGCCGGGCTGACACCCTCTGTGCAGCTGGTACTGGACAGTGTCGTGCTGATGCTCAACTTCGGTATCTACAGCTACGTGGCCTGGCGCTGGCGCCGCCCTAGCGGGTAG
- the tam gene encoding trans-aconitate 2-methyltransferase yields MAWSANQYSLFEDERTRAVRDLLGAVPPRPVRHATDLGCGPGNSTEVLLQRYPDAQVTALDSDPDMIDKARERKRLCIPRVRTLVADIAGWSAAEPQDLILANASLQWLPDHASLYPHLVRQLSEGASLAVQTPDNLDEPAHRQLREIASQGPWAAKFADFQLPPRHNAAFYYDLLSPLCARVDVWRTTYHHPLMGGAEAVVEWFKGSALRPYLARLDAQEQADFLQMYLQAMQRDYPPATDGKVLLPFPRLFVVATR; encoded by the coding sequence ATGGCCTGGTCTGCCAACCAGTATTCCCTGTTCGAAGACGAGCGTACCCGCGCCGTGCGCGACCTGCTTGGTGCCGTGCCGCCACGCCCGGTGCGTCACGCTACCGACCTGGGCTGCGGCCCTGGCAATTCCACCGAGGTGCTGCTGCAACGTTACCCGGACGCCCAGGTGACCGCGCTGGACAGCGACCCGGACATGATCGACAAGGCCCGCGAACGCAAGCGGCTGTGCATCCCCCGGGTGCGCACGCTGGTTGCCGATATCGCCGGCTGGTCCGCCGCCGAGCCGCAGGACCTGATCCTGGCCAATGCTTCGCTGCAATGGCTCCCTGATCATGCCTCACTGTACCCCCACCTGGTACGCCAGCTGAGCGAAGGCGCCAGCCTGGCGGTGCAGACTCCGGACAACCTGGACGAACCGGCCCACCGGCAATTGCGCGAGATCGCCAGCCAAGGCCCCTGGGCAGCCAAATTTGCCGATTTCCAGCTGCCGCCGCGGCACAACGCGGCGTTCTACTACGACCTGCTCAGCCCGTTGTGCGCGCGGGTGGATGTATGGCGCACCACCTATCACCACCCACTGATGGGCGGCGCCGAAGCGGTGGTGGAGTGGTTCAAGGGTTCGGCGCTGCGGCCGTATCTGGCCAGGCTCGACGCGCAGGAGCAGGCTGACTTCCTGCAGATGTACCTGCAGGCCATGCAGCGCGACTACCCGCCCGCCACCGATGGCAAGGTGCTGCTGCCGTTCCCGCGCTTGTTCGTGGTTGCTACCCGCTAG